A window of [Clostridium] innocuum genomic DNA:
GAAAAAAGCGCTTTGTAATGCATTCTTTCATTGCTTATAGGCTCAAAAAATGTTATTATTTTAGGTAGAGATAGACTCATGGAAGCGTTGTGATTCTATCAGATAAGGACTACTTTTAATAAGTATTACATGAAGTAAGAGGAGGACATACTTATGTTAAAAGGTATTGCAGCATCCGCAGGGATTGCGATTGCAAAGGTTTACAAGCTGGAAACACCGAGCTTCGAAATTGTTAAGACAGAAGCAACACCTGCAGAAGAGGTAGCGAAATTCAACGATGCTTTGGAAAAAACGAAATCTGATATCGAAGGTATCAAGGAACGTGCCGCAAAACGTCTGGCACCGGAAGAGCTGGCAGTTTTTGATGCTCACCTGATGATGGCAGGGGATCCTGAGCTGGCAAGCCAGATTATCTCAATGATTGAAAACGACAAGGTAAACGCAGAATTTGCGACCAATGAAGTTGCGAATATGATGGTTGCCATGTTTGAATCCATGGATAACGAATACTTTAAAGAGAGAGCAGCTGATGTTAAGGATGTTACATTCCGTTTGAAATGTAATCTGCTGGGACTGACGATTCCTGATCTGAGTGCAATCAACGAGGATTCCGTTATTATCGCACATGATTTGACACCTTCCGACACAGCGCAGCTGAATGAATACGCAAAGGGCTTTGCGACGAATATCGGTGGTAAGACAAGCCACTCTGCTATCATGGCAAACTCTCTGGAGATTCCTGCTGTTGTAGGCTGCAGTGGTGTTCTGGATGCCGCAAGCAATGGCGATACGGTAATTCTGGATGCATTGGACGGCGTTGTTATTCTGAATCCAACTGCTGAGGAAATCAAGGAATATGAAGGAAAACGTGCTGCTTATATGGAAGAAAAAGAAGCACTGAAGGTATTAAAGGATGCAAAATCCATTACAACAGACGGACATGAGGTTGAGCTTGCCGGAAATATCGGTACACCGGATGATGTAGATGGTGTGTTGAACAATGGTGGGGAAGGTATCGGTCTGTACCGTACAGAATTCCTGTATATGCACTCTGATCACTTCCCTACTGAGGATGAGCAGTTTGAAGCTTATAAAGCAGTTCTTGAAGGTATGGGAGGACGCCGTGTTGTCGTACGTACACTGGATATCGGTGGTGACAAAAAGCTTCCTTACTTCACGTTCGATCCGGAAATGAACCCGTTTTTGGGATATCGTGCAATTCGTCTGTGTCTGGACAGAAAAGAAATTTTCCGCACACAGCTGCGTGCACTGATCCGTGCTTCTGTTTACGGAAGACTGTGCATCATGTTCCCGATGATTGCGACGGTTGATGAATTCCGTCAGGGTAAGGCAATCTTTGAAGAAGAAAGAGAAAAACTGATCGCAGAAGGCGTTAAGGTTGCAGATAAAATCGAAGTAGGTATGATGGTGGAAATTCCTGCTGCTGCAGTAAATGCAGATAACTTTGCGAAGGAAGCAGATTTCTTCTCCATCGGTACAAACGATTTGATTCAGTACTCTATGGCAGCTGACCGTATGAATGAGAAGGTATCCTACCTGTATCAGCCATACAATCCATCTATCCTGCGTCTCATCAAAATGACGATTGACGGAGCACACAAGGAAGGCAAATGGGCTGGTATGTGTGGAGCAATGGCTGGAGAAGAATATGCGGTACCTGTACTTCTCGGTCTTGGACTCGATGAGTTCTCCATGTCAGCTACACAGATTCTGAAGGCTCGTAAGATGGTTACCAACCTGAGCAAGAAGGAAATGGAAGGTCTTGCTGAGGAAGCACTGAAGCAGGCGACTGCTGAAGATGTTCTTGCACTTGTGAAAAAAGCAGTGGAATAATATTTATAAATGGAACCGAATGGCAGACTGCTGTCCGGTTTTTTTATAGTGAAACAGACTGAATTTCCAGTGAAAAATACGAACGGTACTGCAGCTTTTGCTGTATCAATCATTCAGACAGCGTATAAAATCGCTAAATAGTATGTAAAAAACTGCATTTATAGACACTTGTATCGACAGAGTGTTTAAAAACATATATGATTGTGATATGATAATACCATGAAAACAGATAAGTTAGAGAGCTTGTATACACACATTGAAGAAAAAAAGAGTCCTTCGTGATTTTGAAGGCATTTTTCATTATGCCTCCCTGTTATATACAGCCAGCAGGGAACAAAACAATGACCATTATTTGATAATCAGCTGTTATTTTCTTGGCAGCTCCTATTTCAACACAGGTGTTTATGATAAAGCGATGAAATATCTGCAGGAGGGAATTCGCATCGGAGAACATACGCCCTATCCATTTTTTCAGATGATGTGCTATAATCTGGCAGGGATGGTGAGTGGAACGCTTGGCGATGATATCATGTCGGTTGAATATATGCTGAAGTCCTATTATATCGCTTTGGATCATCAGGAGCTCGGGTATCTGTATATCATTTTAAACAATCTGGGTGTACTCTTTTTTAACCTTGGTTATTATGAAATCGCAAAGGAATATTTCACCAATGCCTTTGAAGAGCGCGGAATCGGTAGCTATGATGATCTTAAAATCAATGATGGCTTCAATATCATCAATCTGATGGGGACAAGCATTTATCTGAAGGATGATCTTGAATATGAGCGCTGGCTGATCTGGTACCGAGAATTTCAAAAACGATTTCAGATCGTTACAGTAGATAATGACTATCAGATGTATCAGGTTCTCTTGTCTGCCCATACGCAGGATATAGCAAGGCTGCGTGCTGAAGTGGTCCGCTTTCTGGAAATTGCCGGCAGAGAAGAGGATCGTTTGCATACGTTTAAAAATCTCCTTAAGGTATTTAAGGTCTGCATGCAGTTTCAGGAACAGAAGCTTTCCTCACAGATTTTATATGAGCTTCAGCTGATTCTTCAGGATTATCCGAATTATCAGAATCATTCCGAGCTTAAGGAATGTCAGGTCATTTATGCGAACACGTTTAAAGCTGAACAGGAGCGTCTACAGGCGCTGGAGGAGTATTATGATATTCGGCAGCTGGAGCTTTCGGCTGCACACAACAACATGAAGAATACGCTGCTGTTAAAGATAGACATGGAACAGCTGCTGTATGAACGTAATCAGATTTTAAAGGAAAACAGGGAGCTGGAGCGTCGTTCTGAAATAGAGGAATTCACAAATGTCATGAATAAAACGGCGTTTCGGACACATGTGAGTGCAGAGCTTGAAACCATGCATCAGGATCAGTATGTCTGCCTGTTGGTCATTGATATTGATAAATTTAAAAGCATCAACGACACCTTCGGTCATCTTGTCGGTGACCAGGTGCTTCTGCATGTCGTTAAGGTGTTGAAGGAGGTTCTTCGCAGCAGCGAATTCATCGGTCGCATCGGCGGTGATGAGTTCTGTGTGTTTATGAAGAATATCCTTTCTCTGCCCTATCTGTATGAGCGTCTGGATGAGATTTTAGATCGTCTGGTAAATACAAGAATCGAGGACAGACAGGTCCTGAGTGCCAGTATCGGTGTATGTATGAGCAATCATATCTGCAGGTATGATGAGATATTCCAAAAGGCGGATGAAGCGATGTATCACGCAAAGAACGCCGGTGGAAACTGCTATGATATTACAGAATTGAGTACATGACAAGATATTGCTAAAAATGACAAGATATTTTATATTTGATACTGTATACTATGTACTGTAGTCGGCAGATATGCCGCTTAATCACAAAGTTATCAGAGAGGAAAACAGCCGCGGTAAACCCCGGACATGAATGCAGTTCAGCGGTTTTTCAATGATGGAGCGATATGAGGATCGTCTCTATTGCTGATAATCTTGTATAAAGAAATGATTCTTACGATCCCTTTCAAGAATCATTTTTTTTATTTTTCACGCGTTTTCAATTTGTCTGTGATGTGATAGAATGATTCCATGAGAGCGGGGATGAGAATGAGAAAAAAAAGACTATGCGGAATCGTGTGCCTGTGTCTGGTGCTGAGTGGCGGATGCAGTGCAGCTGAGCCAAAGGAGGAGAAAAAATCCTCACAGTATTTTCTATTTGCCACACCTTTATCTACACATACGCTATGGCAAAAGGCCAGAGAAGGGATGCAGGATGCCTGTACGGAGCTGGAGGTGCATTGTGACTGGAAGGGACCTATTAAAATTTCCACCGATGATATGGTGGATGTCATCAATACAGGTCTTTTGAAAAAAGCAGATGGCATAATCACACAGGGGGTCATCAGCAAGGAGCTGATCCAAAAAGGAAATGACAAGGGTATCCCCTTCGTCCTGGTGGATTCTCCTGTTGAGGGCAGCAGTCCGCTAACAACGATCAGCAAGGACTTTGATGAACAGGCCAGACTTCTGTTAGCCGATATCGAAGAAAAGCTGGGTAAGAATAAAATGCTTCGCATCGGCATTCAGGTCAGTGATTTGAGCTTTGACCTTGCAAGGGATCAGATTGCATCCATTGAAGCTGTATTTGCACAGCATCCCGGCGGCTTTGAGATTGTCGCAAAAAGTGAATCGCGCAGTGACCAGCTCACCTCCCGCAACGAGTGGATCAAGGTGCTGCAGAAGGATACCGGTATGAATGTTTCCATCAACCTTGCAGGGGAGAATGCAATCGGTTTTGTGGATGCAAGCGAATATATGGACAATCGCGATACGATTCTTGTGTACGGCGTTGATGATATGAAGGAAACACTGGAGCTGATACGGGAGGGGAAGGTGGAAGGCAGTATTGTGACATCCTTTTATCAGTACGGATATGAATCGGTACATATATTATATGATTATGTCACCAGGGGAGTACGGCCGGAAAAGGAAAGGATTCCTTCCTATCTTGTGCTCGTTAACAGGAAGAATCTGAATACCTATGCCTCCGCTTTGCAAAAGGAGAAAATGCATGTGGAATAGATCGAAAAGCTTTCGCAGTAAAATCATGAACTACAATCTCATGCTGATCGTGGTGATGGTACTTGTCTGCACGACCTATGTACTTATCAATGATCGAACGATAAAGAAATTCAATTCCACCTATACCACCTACAATGAGCTGAATCAGTTTTATGACAATTTGAAGAATCTCAACGATGCGTTACAGGTGTACCTGTATTCTCCAGATGATCAGAATTATAAGGATTTTCACAGATATCGCACAGTTCTGCAGGGAAATGTGGAAAAGGTAAAGGCGAGTCTGAAAAATCAGGATCATGTCTGGCGTTTCGAGCTGCTAAACAATATGGTGGATGGCTATATGGCGCAGGCAGAGCTGGTCATCGCTTCCGATCTTCAGCAGGAAAAGGAGTTCAGTGCGAAGTATCAGGAGCTGCTGTATGAATATGATCTGATCAATAAGACAGCTAGTGAATATTATGGCTTGGCGACGCAGGATATGCAGCTGCAAAAGGCGGCAGTCAACAGCAATCAGAAGACCATGCAGCTGGTGTCGCTGTTCTTTATCCTCTATCTGATTGTATGGATGATCTATTTTTCCATATCCACTATCAAATCCATCACCGATCCTCTGGAAAAGGTAATCAATAATATGAACCGTATCAAGAAGGGAGCATATGACCTTACGCAGATTTCCAATACGAATAAGGAGATGAATGTGCTTTGTCTTGCCCTGGAGGATATGGCGGACAGTATCGAAAAAAACATCCAGTATGAAAATGAAAAGGCAAGACTGGAACGCAGGGTTCTGGAACAGCAGAATGACAATCTGCGAAAAGATGAGCTGCTTGCCCAAAGCGAGCTGCGCATTTTACAGAATCAGATCAATCCGCATTTCCTGTTTAATACACT
This region includes:
- the ptsP gene encoding phosphoenolpyruvate--protein phosphotransferase, with protein sequence MLKGIAASAGIAIAKVYKLETPSFEIVKTEATPAEEVAKFNDALEKTKSDIEGIKERAAKRLAPEELAVFDAHLMMAGDPELASQIISMIENDKVNAEFATNEVANMMVAMFESMDNEYFKERAADVKDVTFRLKCNLLGLTIPDLSAINEDSVIIAHDLTPSDTAQLNEYAKGFATNIGGKTSHSAIMANSLEIPAVVGCSGVLDAASNGDTVILDALDGVVILNPTAEEIKEYEGKRAAYMEEKEALKVLKDAKSITTDGHEVELAGNIGTPDDVDGVLNNGGEGIGLYRTEFLYMHSDHFPTEDEQFEAYKAVLEGMGGRRVVVRTLDIGGDKKLPYFTFDPEMNPFLGYRAIRLCLDRKEIFRTQLRALIRASVYGRLCIMFPMIATVDEFRQGKAIFEEEREKLIAEGVKVADKIEVGMMVEIPAAAVNADNFAKEADFFSIGTNDLIQYSMAADRMNEKVSYLYQPYNPSILRLIKMTIDGAHKEGKWAGMCGAMAGEEYAVPVLLGLGLDEFSMSATQILKARKMVTNLSKKEMEGLAEEALKQATAEDVLALVKKAVE
- a CDS encoding GGDEF domain-containing protein, translating into MKKKRVLRDFEGIFHYASLLYTASREQNNDHYLIISCYFLGSSYFNTGVYDKAMKYLQEGIRIGEHTPYPFFQMMCYNLAGMVSGTLGDDIMSVEYMLKSYYIALDHQELGYLYIILNNLGVLFFNLGYYEIAKEYFTNAFEERGIGSYDDLKINDGFNIINLMGTSIYLKDDLEYERWLIWYREFQKRFQIVTVDNDYQMYQVLLSAHTQDIARLRAEVVRFLEIAGREEDRLHTFKNLLKVFKVCMQFQEQKLSSQILYELQLILQDYPNYQNHSELKECQVIYANTFKAEQERLQALEEYYDIRQLELSAAHNNMKNTLLLKIDMEQLLYERNQILKENRELERRSEIEEFTNVMNKTAFRTHVSAELETMHQDQYVCLLVIDIDKFKSINDTFGHLVGDQVLLHVVKVLKEVLRSSEFIGRIGGDEFCVFMKNILSLPYLYERLDEILDRLVNTRIEDRQVLSASIGVCMSNHICRYDEIFQKADEAMYHAKNAGGNCYDITELST
- a CDS encoding substrate-binding domain-containing protein; its protein translation is MRKKRLCGIVCLCLVLSGGCSAAEPKEEKKSSQYFLFATPLSTHTLWQKAREGMQDACTELEVHCDWKGPIKISTDDMVDVINTGLLKKADGIITQGVISKELIQKGNDKGIPFVLVDSPVEGSSPLTTISKDFDEQARLLLADIEEKLGKNKMLRIGIQVSDLSFDLARDQIASIEAVFAQHPGGFEIVAKSESRSDQLTSRNEWIKVLQKDTGMNVSINLAGENAIGFVDASEYMDNRDTILVYGVDDMKETLELIREGKVEGSIVTSFYQYGYESVHILYDYVTRGVRPEKERIPSYLVLVNRKNLNTYASALQKEKMHVE
- a CDS encoding sensor histidine kinase; translated protein: MWNRSKSFRSKIMNYNLMLIVVMVLVCTTYVLINDRTIKKFNSTYTTYNELNQFYDNLKNLNDALQVYLYSPDDQNYKDFHRYRTVLQGNVEKVKASLKNQDHVWRFELLNNMVDGYMAQAELVIASDLQQEKEFSAKYQELLYEYDLINKTASEYYGLATQDMQLQKAAVNSNQKTMQLVSLFFILYLIVWMIYFSISTIKSITDPLEKVINNMNRIKKGAYDLTQISNTNKEMNVLCLALEDMADSIEKNIQYENEKARLERRVLEQQNDNLRKDELLAQSELRILQNQINPHFLFNTLNMIYKKAYSEGAYETSELMEKTSQLLRYGLDNASKISSLKKEIKAIYNYNYIQEKRYGDRIRFLMDIEEDLPDIPMPSMVLQPLVENAVSHGLQDIIEDGEVVIEVSRLNDEIMISVSDNGTGMPADELEKLILNDFRMSSDERSHLGLYNVTRRLKAFYGDGVRIIVNSLEECGFEINIQIDLKENGYV